One stretch of Pomacea canaliculata isolate SZHN2017 linkage group LG11, ASM307304v1, whole genome shotgun sequence DNA includes these proteins:
- the LOC112575955 gene encoding uncharacterized protein LOC112575955 isoform X2 codes for MRELNDTGSNYVKRTCVKGDLGPCVNSTCSATWPPPRERLQRLLDASFPVLPHQRDVISAMGAQVPPADLIFLAATSENHFEEMQGMISDLHQVVFPWLKENTSYSYRLIVYDLGLQNTSAKSLQTKCQCDVLQFPFSSLPEVFGQLKTFQWKPVIIKAHVSRCKLLIYADSCVRYHVSGFQHVLQRALARGLLILHNSFMLPAHVMPPMLTYFRVDPCLLGPFYEFAGGFIMVKNEALVINKILDFWLACAFAPDCIYPGDNWKSLRYCHTTTGYSKCHRFDQAAIGIILVSLFDRKSSSFVEAIGHVKFLRGDKVQYFPDS; via the exons ATGAGAG aactaAACGACACTGGGAGTAACTATGTGAAGAGGACTTGCGTTAAAGGAG ATCTCGGGCCGTGTGTCAACTCTACCTGCAGCGCCACCTGGCCACCGCCAAGGGAGCGATTGCAGCGATTGCTGGACGCCAGCTTTCCCGTTCTCCCACAccaacgtgacgtcatcagcgcCATGGGAGCTCAGGTACCGCCCGCTGATCTCATCTTCCTGGCGGCGACCTCGGAAAACCATTTTGAAGAAATGCAGGGCATGATTAGCGACCTGCATCAAGTCGTCTTCCCCTGGCTGAAGGAAAACACAAGCTACTCCTACAGACTTATAGTCTATGACCTAGGGTTACAGAACACGAGCGCTAAATCG TTACAGACAAAATGCCAGTGCGACGTTTTACAGTTTCCATTTTCTTCACTGCCGGAGGTTTTTGGACAACTGAAAACATTCCAGTGGAAACCCGTCATTATAAAA GCCCATGTCTCGCGCTGCAAGCTGCTCATCTACGCCGACTCCTGCGTGCGCTATCACGTGAGCGGGTTCCAGCACGTTCTACAGCGCGCTCTGGCTCGTGGCCTGCTCATCCTGCACAACTCCTTCATGCTGCCAGCACACGTCATGCCACCCATGCTGACATATTTCCGGGTGGACCCTTGTCTGCTGGGGCCTTTCTATGAATTTGCGGGTGGATTCATCATGGTCAAGAACGAGGCACTCGTGATAAACAAGATATTAGACTTTTGGCTTGCATGCGCCTTTGCTCCAGACTGTATTTATCCCGGGGATAACTGGAAAAGTTTACGCTACTGTCATACTACCACCGGCTACTCCAAGTGCCACCGATTTGACCAGGCAGCCATAGGCATCATACTAGTGTCTCTTTTTGACAGGAAGTCGTCATCCTTCGTAGAAGCGATCGGACATGTGAAATTTCTACGTGGTGACAAAGTGCAGTACTTCCCAGACTCATGA
- the LOC112575955 gene encoding uncharacterized protein LOC112575955 isoform X1, with translation MRLMKVVLVMVVSACIFLLLTSYYTLLLKYLPSASSVPSSDIRIFQPDAVINTDYQDLISNYLRTMRELNDTGSNYVKRTCVKGDLGPCVNSTCSATWPPPRERLQRLLDASFPVLPHQRDVISAMGAQVPPADLIFLAATSENHFEEMQGMISDLHQVVFPWLKENTSYSYRLIVYDLGLQNTSAKSLQTKCQCDVLQFPFSSLPEVFGQLKTFQWKPVIIKAHVSRCKLLIYADSCVRYHVSGFQHVLQRALARGLLILHNSFMLPAHVMPPMLTYFRVDPCLLGPFYEFAGGFIMVKNEALVINKILDFWLACAFAPDCIYPGDNWKSLRYCHTTTGYSKCHRFDQAAIGIILVSLFDRKSSSFVEAIGHVKFLRGDKVQYFPDS, from the exons ATGCGTTTGATGAAAGTtgtgctggtgatggtggtctCCGCATGCATCTTCCTCCTTCTCACCTCCTACT ACACACTTCTGCTGAAATACTTGCCTTCAGCTTCCTCAGTACCGTCTTCAGACATCAGAATCTTCCAACCAG ACGCTGTCATCAATACTGATTATCAAGATCTTATCTCAAACTATCTCCGTACAATGAGAG aactaAACGACACTGGGAGTAACTATGTGAAGAGGACTTGCGTTAAAGGAG ATCTCGGGCCGTGTGTCAACTCTACCTGCAGCGCCACCTGGCCACCGCCAAGGGAGCGATTGCAGCGATTGCTGGACGCCAGCTTTCCCGTTCTCCCACAccaacgtgacgtcatcagcgcCATGGGAGCTCAGGTACCGCCCGCTGATCTCATCTTCCTGGCGGCGACCTCGGAAAACCATTTTGAAGAAATGCAGGGCATGATTAGCGACCTGCATCAAGTCGTCTTCCCCTGGCTGAAGGAAAACACAAGCTACTCCTACAGACTTATAGTCTATGACCTAGGGTTACAGAACACGAGCGCTAAATCG TTACAGACAAAATGCCAGTGCGACGTTTTACAGTTTCCATTTTCTTCACTGCCGGAGGTTTTTGGACAACTGAAAACATTCCAGTGGAAACCCGTCATTATAAAA GCCCATGTCTCGCGCTGCAAGCTGCTCATCTACGCCGACTCCTGCGTGCGCTATCACGTGAGCGGGTTCCAGCACGTTCTACAGCGCGCTCTGGCTCGTGGCCTGCTCATCCTGCACAACTCCTTCATGCTGCCAGCACACGTCATGCCACCCATGCTGACATATTTCCGGGTGGACCCTTGTCTGCTGGGGCCTTTCTATGAATTTGCGGGTGGATTCATCATGGTCAAGAACGAGGCACTCGTGATAAACAAGATATTAGACTTTTGGCTTGCATGCGCCTTTGCTCCAGACTGTATTTATCCCGGGGATAACTGGAAAAGTTTACGCTACTGTCATACTACCACCGGCTACTCCAAGTGCCACCGATTTGACCAGGCAGCCATAGGCATCATACTAGTGTCTCTTTTTGACAGGAAGTCGTCATCCTTCGTAGAAGCGATCGGACATGTGAAATTTCTACGTGGTGACAAAGTGCAGTACTTCCCAGACTCATGA